A stretch of the Manis pentadactyla isolate mManPen7 chromosome 16, mManPen7.hap1, whole genome shotgun sequence genome encodes the following:
- the GCM2 gene encoding chorion-specific transcription factor GCMb, protein MGPQGTPLFGLGPGAEACCPQNKGTADKFWKPILARRPGYRNHPNETDEPMKKAWSQSRGVHTRLLQSPESLRRSNGSTNDFVVLTSLAAPPRTRFTLRASSLWANSLQSPREQGCTYTREHMGTFGTHSDVTPKSQTEHRAPDKHNSCSKSLEWAPEQGRPRATGPGAVIQTGREVAGGPTYGSRGAGNEHGLSGDFAGKPPSTKPPSTPNPKPQRAQVRRPQRSQLCRGGGARPWRPGLRTWRACEERRSGGRISGGERGGEAGQMLAEGGQTADCAWSSGMKLSWDINDPQMPQAPGHFDHFREWPDGYVRFIYRSDEKKAQRHLSGWAMRNTNNHNGHILKKSCLGVVVCARACTLPDGSRLQLRPAICDKARLKQQKKACPNCSSALELIPCRGHSGYPVTNFWRLDGNMIFFQAKGVHDHPRPESKSETEARRSAIKRQMASFYQPQKKRIREPEVGGNQGNGGHFNNVPPLENPEDFDLITDTGIPIPGQSCFSSPNSDVCRGTCDPATFQKYLNPRIYLPRPLCSYELAGPGYTNSSPYPTLYKDSGNIPNDTDWSHLNALQYDVNSYSSFERSFDFTSKQHGWKPVLGKSGTAERTEHGQFQAMATRPYYNPERPCRYLTTPPAGPPALQTVITTTTKVSYQAYQPPALKYCDNVREVKSLAGCNYASENTPVAIYPQALDLPAGTARAASPPGSLPSKVLGDCRAIRSTLAFPQESTLSRTDGADLWDVCVSGLGTAINFSDRVSPFFNYDNEDF, encoded by the exons ATGGGCCCTCAGGGGACGCCTCTTTTCGGGCTAGGGCCGGGAGCCGAGGCATGCTGTCCGCAGAACAAAGGCACAGCGGATAAATTCTGGAAACCCATCTTGGCTCGCCGCCCAGG GTACCGGAATCACCCAAATGAGACGGATGAACCGATGAAGAAGGCTTGGTCTCAGTCCCGGGGAGTGCACACCCGGCTGCTGCAGTCTCCAGAAAGCCTCCGCAGATCGAATGGGAGTACAAACGATTTTGTCGTG CTCACCTCTCTTGCCGCTCCTCCCCGCACCCGGTTCACTCTGCGGGCCTCTTCCCTGTGGGCCAATTCCCTCCAGAGCCCCCGGGAGCAGGGGTGCACCTACACCCGTGAGCACATGGGGACCTTTGGCACCCACTCGGACGTCACCCCCAAAAGCCAAACCGAGCACAGAGCCCCGGACAAGCACAACAGCTGCAGCAAAAGCCTGGAGTGGGCGCCGGAACAGGGCCGGCCCCGCGCTACTGGCCCGGGCGCAGTTATCCAGACTGGGCGCGAGGTGGCCGGGGGTCCCACGTACGGTTCCCGCGGTGCCGGGAACGAGCACGGGCTCTCGGGGGACTTTGCTGGAAAGCCTCCGTCTACGAAGCCTCCATCCACGCCCAATCCGAAACCCCAGAG GGCTCAGGTCCGCCGGCCGCAGCGTTCCCAGCTCTGTAGGGGCGGGGGTGCCCGGCCGTGGCGCCCGGGGCTGCGGACCTGGCGGGCCTGCGAGGAGAGGCGGAGCGGCGGGAG GATCTCTGGCGGAGAACGCGGGGGCGAGGCGGGGCAGATGCTGGCGGAAGGGGGGCAGACGGCGGACTGTGCGTGGTCCTCCGGGATGAAGCTCAGCTGGGACATCAACGACCCGCAGATGCCGCAG GCGCCAGGGCACTTTGACCACTTCCGCGAATGGCCCGATGGCTACGTGCGCTTCATCTACCGCAGCGACGAGAAGAAGGCGCAGCGCCACCTGAGCGGCTGGGCCATGCGTAACACCAACAACCACAACGGCCACATTCTCAAGAAGTCCTGCCTGGGTGTGGTGGTGTGTGCCAGGGCCTGCACCCTGCCGGATGGCTCCCGCCTGCAGCTGCGCCCCGCCATCTGCGACAAAGCCCGGCTGAAGCAGCAGA AAAAAGCATGCCCCAACTGTAGTTCTGCCTTGGAGTTGATTCCCTGTCGAGGGCACAGCGGATACCCTGTAACCAACTTCTGGAGGCTTGATGGCAACATGATATTTTTTCAG GCTAAGGGAGTTCACGACCACCCAAGACCAGAAAGTAAATCAGAGACAGAAGCTAGAAGAAGTGCTATCAAGAGACAAATGGCCTCTTTTTACCAGCCCCAGAAAAAGAGAATTCGAGAACCAGAG gtAGGAGGGAATCAAGGCAAcggtggacattttaacaatgtacCTCCCCTGGAAAATCCAGAAGACTTTGACTTAATTACTGACACTGGCATCCCTATTCCAGGGCAGTCTTGCTTTTCCTCCCCAAACTCTGATGTGTGCCGAGGTACCTGTGACCCAGCCACTTTTCAGAAATATCTAAATCCAAGAATCTATTTGCCAAGGCCACTGTGCAGCTATGAATTGGCAGGCCCTGGTTACACAAATTCGAGCCCATATCCCACCCTTTATAAAGATTCCGGCAATATCCCTAATGACACAGACTGGTCTCATCTGAATGCACTACAATATGATGTCAACTCATACAGCAGCTTTGAGAGAAGCTTTGATTTCACCAGTAAACAACATGGCTGGAAACCAGTTCTTGGGAAATCTGGCACTGCGGAGAGGACTGAACATGGGCAGTTCCAGGCCATGGCCACTCGCCCTTATTATAACCCAGAGCGTCCTTGCAGGTACCTCACCACTCCCCCAGCGGGCCCTCCGGCCCTGCAGACTgtgatcaccaccaccaccaaagtgTCCTACCAGGCCTACCAGCCCCCTGCCCTGAAATACTGTGACAATGTACGGGAAGTTAAGAGCCTCGCGGGGTGTAACTATGCTTCTGAAAACACCCCAGTGGCCATCTACCCGCAAGCACTGGACCTTCCAGCTGGAACAGCCAGGGCAGCCTCTCCACCAGGATCACTTCCTTCAAAAGTTCTAGGAGATTGCAGGGCCATCAGATCCACTCTGGCTTTTCCTCAAGAGTCAACTCTCTCCAGGACAGATGGAGCAGATCTTTGGGATGTGTGTGTCTCTGGGCTGGGCACTGCCATCAATTTTTCAGATAGagttagtccattctttaacTACGATAATGAGGACTTTTGA